In the Danaus plexippus chromosome 4, MEX_DaPlex, whole genome shotgun sequence genome, one interval contains:
- the LOC116768801 gene encoding protein bark beetle isoform X2: MGVQKRHSQFSDTKYKWRTVFLVLCIVNCDGQEIRKDEMDPYMLNKSSGLTELSGGVVTSGRIVWRADSSPYLLRDDLLIEREGELVIEPSVEVKFAPMIGITVRGKLTAVGEHGRGITFTSTEEPQNKDNSLPAIRLVDGPSILAGRLQLLHRGQWRSVCTNSRNWTINDMETACRQLGFMGGTFYNWMDRQPGRRARLLLEEPKCKGTEYDLFQCDWNSRQLGSGVCDYHPDLGIQCQPHHDDNELKNSGVHWRGLRFENAVYERILTAENTLYVPTSMSRLVHITIRNAGLGRDNNATSALDIIGVPPVMEDIAVANSAFNAINVTSPNAPIHIHNCTIQHNRGYGVYVNSTYGMTKIENCHISDNGGDGIKYVVHELNIDERFDRSEVFDLCTLASTPSQTFPIQMSIEQSRYSNMERDCNQKFYTRPDHVLTLSFLKMLTNRNETGEIFVYDGLTASDKLLLRFSIRNHTRPQSVTSTRNRMYVRFRADTRTDIVGFLRLTSGNSKTYDLNVSDTLISDNNGRGVVIENLRSQIHIHRTSISNNNHVAGLQVTSGAGDVNVTESRISFNQGDGVNITVTGGNRNISRSIISSNQGYGVAVWLNNTQETKYVYVNQTTVIEYSEIFKNLDVGILHGNFCGDSWLNITGNWFNSSIESTIDVGTCWKLNNPVKLLNLQIGHNRFYQNRRVPIKIQPALNVLGNIEYNFFEHGDYGAIAILNRIEGKYLEEFEILPARFSIQHNHFYGNSGPFVVNLGLSSYSDLHYILFSRNYLRENKIREPFDLPDGLSSKLTPRSRVAAAIVLTSSNVDVFRNIINNPEAQYEIGSHVEDQSKILNCTYNWLGFGDEEKVNNRLFHRKDRYNLAKIIYMPYLLHSSNPGATQVNYNSLYVPQFNVPGSSVVGGEVEGIEILRQGEYDVDKDINIRPGGKLILQSGVILKFPPSIGIMVAGKLDARGKRPNDITFTLKEEVAMSNDSIYETDTDVEITTPGYQEPIVPIRLLGGRTPYEGRLQVRIDSKWGTICNYKWNIVNAALVCNQLGLALNPDDWYLEPNEIPNAGTAEDIILSNVECTEFDNDITKCKAETIESFENSCTHDNDVGIRCYESSWAGVRFSVIAERADLQYVTIEKAGLLDYSSNLFKPALQIDFARHSLESVKVNNNYHDGLGILYSDLYGADAINTVRNSEFSNNRGSGISFKQLGLKVYSSVIENNNLAGISHNPHITGPQQREIAGWFHLDPGFNMDESNYHPIMVPQYETDISLVNGETRHIVFTKQLSENIVKTYNIKCNPGYVLGLQLLNPIHNFSTESICIYDSQNINEASTRWCLDRDLSSFPTTSNTFGVVLKYESGTSAVGGVVLVVSTIMAPVQNIRNKIIKGPVPTLQIYNSKIKGNTKGVKASYYNRYLNELGDHFLRKANETIKLINCEIAHNKEEAVYINTPFWDIHESNVTEITIMVNNSLITDNGKGIYHFARDLRSSNNIYHYVMQDNTIERNKYRGFDVSLPYVWQYNENFTHSIYMNNNTWRNNQQFGFAIDGHFAEVNITKNIFTENYCKVGLISLSGMEKKMRIDGNVIERNKGQYMIQFYMDSQSEIMGFVYAVFVFNQVKNNRFVSQINRGVLLRNADPTYVIGFKGVQKVKVSRNLFGSNDLQYTLLAGIKTAKINNLLDVTENWWGSADEKEIRKQIFDFDDWNNHAVATYLPYLLTDSFDSSGSVTFSAERDIDLNDLGGRVTSDLTLPARVQPYFINVDITVMPEVTLTISPGVVLEFAPNVGILVLGTLRAIGHSQLPILMKPMSSSSKIETNRIERDVSQYYTSHHKNKRQLEMSTTTESIRLCTGRNCSMIDDNHNTNNEGFLEYYNRTTLQWVPMCDNRFTERNAQVVCRELGFDPINVFFAHDYRVEYHSNSLSRIWSWPEPLQCVGTEDRYEDCPIRLNGQLYGHRHECKWNSQFVFIHCGSRNLNENLEYWGGIRFTNPEFEYSLYEHRIHDHHTHETLKKVESVLQHVQIIGAGILHNEKSPALQSIVKNPVIENVNISKCAHHGINVISPTDTINMMFNSISDTLGEGISAISLSGEGRDSEESSFTPLKDLNLPYHLFSLIDICDSTKVVTVEERVLLYYKYDNNPVNCVKIFKSMYRVKPFGFRLLQFNLFNHTLNYGKRDSVTLYDGDIYNITAPQIAYLENGSPDEKKLFKTEGSSLSVKLFANGASSVHGFIAEIVTLPISAIGLSRDVQHNISNSEIINNRDGAITYQSVGEVNPLVAITRNDITQNCLKLYGNFTTCQAAVTVDVQNTQTLVFRNNLIRNNVGGLLVRADSRGSATSLRGWIHNNLFLANHDRPALQVEGRQSSPYQEVTIYRNYFTRNRALYRDVIVLHQVVSNFSHNYVHHNTGLRILDVSGFHKVRLPIYQTTSHNGFYKNYALDREGRATVAAGTAGQHYVDNVFFNPDNDYEMITVNRSISLDVWRTRVDAKHNYWSYNESLAVAGRVRDRADDPRLLEVDYRPYYMNNASVLGGGKCPPGWVSLSGTCYMYIGAPMTYHEARAFCLSDNASMPYVNGNYDDLYEFIHSQNQWVRYGDRVWVNHIDYVTQCTSFAYSDIEITDCGQKNAFICEIDPKISIDPLSWRGDALVVSFVCVLGAAVLLVALALVAWYYKSKHRHVQRLERRNSIRQSLHSVRSIGSINGGFPDTTYRRKMVQMSARSTDTLTKGSDYKKMLASTTSMESMEKSQFNSSLEDTQSFDIYEAHNPNNVIQLKHSTFNRKPASPEYSVPQNRPYSLAYKNEGYKENSASGAPSMNTVATEELPIIHHPGGLTSPEDDTLSPTSPSQYFNSDTLPLTGDKSDDPIFMKRELEREGKIYGPYGARDHGGQPKLSFLMELRSKLPEQPQAGAVPATTFGHRRDEPQYYDDRLPSPQPPGYQTDYPTNYDYEPSYPESYQASATSSPDLHPSDLYTRSRSEALLETNFDFEDSQNSQLSEANRAHSQPLETAM, from the exons GGTGAACACGGTAGAGGTATAACGTTCACGAGCACGGAGGAACCACAGAACAAAGACAACAGTTTGCCGGCCATTCGTCTCGTGGACGGACCCTCTATACTAGCCGGAAGACTTCAACTGTTACATAGGGGACAATGGCGATCAGTATGCACCAACTCCAGGAA ttggACCATCAACGACATGGAAACGGCTTGCAGACAATTAGGGTTCATGGGCGGAACGTTTTACAATTGGATGGATCGCCAGCCAGGACGACGAGCGAGGCTCTTACTGGAGGAACCCAAGTGTAAAGGCACCGAATACGATCTGTTTCAATGTGATTGGAACTCACGACAGCTGGGCTCAGGAGTGTGCGACTATCATCCCGACCTCGGAATACAATGTCAGCCGCATCATGACGATAACGAACTGAAGAATTCCGGTGTCCATTGGAGAGGACTGAGATTCGAAAACGCCGTCTACGAAAGAATACTAACAGCTGAGAATACGCTTTACGTGCCCACATCCATGTCCAGGCTGGTTCATATAACAATCAGGAACGCGGGCCTCGGGAGAGACAACAACGCCACGAGTGCTTTGGACATTATAGGTGTCCCGCCCGTGATGGAGGATATCGCCGTTGCCAACTCCGCCTTCAACGCTATAAACGTGACGTCACCGAACGCTCCAATCCATATACACAACTGCACGATACAACACAATAGAGGTTACGGTGTTTATGTTAATTCAACTTATGGCATGACAAAGATAGAGAACTGCCACATCAGCGACAATGGCGGCGACGGGATCAAATACGTCGTGCATGAACTGAATATTGATGAGAGATTCGACCGCAGCGAGGTGTTCGATTTGTGTACGCTCGCCTCCACGCCGAGCCAAACGTTCCCGATACAGATGTCCATAGAGCAGTCCAGATACTCCAATATGGAACGGGACTGCAATCAAAAGTTCTACACGAGACCTGACCACGTCCTTACTCTcagctttttaaaaatgttaacgaACCGTAATGAGACTGGAGAGATTTTCGTTTACGATGGCTTAACTGCTAGCGATAAACTATTACTAAGGTTCAGTATCAGAAATCACACACGACCACAAAGCGTTACGTCAACAAGGAACCGAATGTACGTCAGATTCCGCGCCGATACTAGAACAGATATCGTTGGATTCCTGAGATTAACATCAGGGAACAGTAAAACCTACGACTTGAACGTGTCCGACACCCTTATATCTGATAACAATGGTAGGGGAGtagttattgaaaatttgaGGTCCCAGATTCACATCCATCGGACTTCAATATCGAATAATAATCACGTGGCTGGTCTTCAAGTAACGAGCGGTGCTGGCGATGTAAATGTCACTGAAAGCCGAATATCCTTCAATCAAGGCGACGGCGTGAACATCACAGTTACTGGCGGTAACCGGAATATATCCAGAAGCATAATAAGCTCTAACCAGGGCTACGGCGTCGCTGTGTGGCTCAACAACACGCAAGaaactaaatatgtttatgtgaACCAAACAACAGTGATCGAATACTcggagatatttaaaaatctggATGTCGGCATTTTGCATGGGAATTTTTGTGGTGACAGCTGGCTAAATATAACCGGAAACTGGTTTAACTCGAGCATTGAAAGCACTATAGACGTAGGAACTTGTTGGAAGCTCAATAACCCCGTTAAATTGCTCAATTTACAAATAGGTCACAATAGATTTTACCAAAATCGAAGAGTCCCAATAAAAATTCAGCCCGCCCTGAATGTTCTCGGAAATATTGAATACAACTTCTTCGAACACGGAGATTATGGAGCGATTGCAATACTTAATAGAATAGAAGGGAAATATTTAGAGGAGTTTGAAATATTACCCGCAAGATTTTCAATACAACATAACCACTTCTACGGCAATAGCGGACCTTTTGTAGTCAACCTGGGACTGTCCTCTTACAGTGATCtccattatattttgttttcaagaaACTATTTGCGAGAAAATAAGATAAGAGAACCATTCGATCTACCTGACGGTCTGTCTTCAAAGCTCACGCCACGGAGCAGAGTTGCCGCTGCAATAGTTCTAACGTCTAGTAATGTAGATGTattcagaaatataataaacaatccGGAGGCACAATACGAAATAGGATCACACGTCGAAGATCaaagtaaaatacttaattgtACGTATAACTGGCTCGGGTTTGGAGATGAAGAAAAAGTCAACAATAGACTGTTCCACAGAAAAGATAGATATAATTtagctaaaattatttatatgccCTACCTTTTGCACAGCAGTAATCCTGGTGCTACGCAAGTTAATTACAATTCTCTGTATGTCCCCCAATTCAATGTACCCGGTTCGTCTGTAGTTGGAGGAGAGGTAGAAGGCATTGAGATATTAAGGCAAGGCGAATACGATGTGGACAAAGACATAAACATCCGGCCGGGCGGTAAACTGATATTACAATCaggagttattttaaaatttccccCCTCTATAGGCATTATGGTCGCTGGTAAGTTAGACGCAAGAGGCAAACGACCAAACGATATAACCTTCACCTTGAAAGAAGAAGTCGCTATGTCGAACGATAGTATTTACGAGACTGATACAGATGTAGAAATAACTACGCCAGGTTATCAAGAGCCAATAGTACCTATTAGACTACTTGGTGGCAGAACGCCTTATGAAGGAAGATTGCAAGTTAGAATAGACAGTAAATGGGGCACGATTTGTAACTACAAATGGAATATTGTGAACGCTGCATTAGTGTGTAATCAGCTTGGTCTCGCTTTAAACCCTGACGATTGGTATTTAGAACCAAACGAAATACCAAACGCGGGCACAGCTGaggatattatattatcgaaTGTAGAATGTACAGAATTTGACAATGATATAACGAAGTGTAAGGCTGAGACTATTGAAAGTTTCGAAAATTCTTGCACGCATGATAACGATGTCGGTATAAGATGTTATGAATCGAGTTGGGCTGGGGTCAGATTTAGTGTTATTGCCGAAAGAGCGGATTTACAATACGTCACAATAGAAAAGGCGGGTCTTCTTGATTATTcgtctaatttatttaaacccgCTTTACAAATCGATTTTGCTCGACACAGCCTCGAGAGCgtcaaagttaataataactatCACGATGGCTTAGGTATTTTGTACTCCGATCTATACGGTGCTGATGCGATAAACACCGTTCGTAATTCTGAATTCAGCAATAATAGAGGCAGTGGAATTAGTTTCAAGCAATTGGGTTTAAAAGTTTACAGTTCagttatagaaaataacaatttggCTGGAATCTCCCATAATCCTCACATAACAGGACCACAACAGAGAGAAATAGCTGGGTGGTTTCATTTAGATCCTGGCTTTAATATGGATGAATCAAACTATCATCCTATTATGGTGCCTCAGTACGAAACTGACATTTCTTTGGTCAATGGAGAAACTAGACACATTGTTTTTACCAAACAATtatcagaaaatattgtaaaaacctataacattaaatgtaatCCGGGGTACGTCCTTGGCCTGCAGCTTTTAAATCCCATACACAACTTCTCAACTGAGAGCATCTGTATATACGACTCGCAAAACATTAACGAAGCCAGTACTCGATGGTGCCTCGATCGTGATTTGTCGTCATTCCCAACAACAAGTAATACATTTGGAGTTGTGTTAAAATATGAGAGCGGTACGAGTGCTGTAGGAGGCGTTGTTCTTGTTGTAAGTACTATTATGGCGCCCGTgcaaaatataagaaacaaaataatcaaagGGCCAGTACCAACCCTTCAAATTTACAACTCTAAAATTAAGGGAAACACAAAGGGTGTTAAAGCTTCATATTATAACAGATATTTGAACGAACTTGGTGACCATTTCTTGAGGAAAGCtaatgaaactattaaattgattaattgTGAAATCGCCCATAACAAGGAGGAGGCTGTATATATCAATACACCTTTTTGGGACATACATGAGAGTAATGTCACAGAAATTACAATTATGGTTAATAACAGTTTGATAACGGATAACGGTAAAGGAATATATCATTTCGCGAGAGATCTTAGGAGctccaataatatatatcactatGTCATGCAAGATAATACaatagaaagaaataaatatagaggATTTGACGTCTCCCTGCCTTATGTATGGCAATACAATGAGAACTTTACACACTCCATCTATATGAACAACAACACTTGGCGTAATAATCAACAATTCGGTTTTGCTATTGATGGACATTTCGCTGAAGTTAATATCACGAAAAATATCTTCACTGAAAATTATTGCAAAGTTGGTCTAATATCGCTGAGCGGAATGGAGAAAAAGATGAGAATTGATGGTAACGTAATAGAAAGAAACAAGGGCCAGTACATGATACAGTTTTATATGGACAGTCAAAGTGAGATCATGGGCTTCGTTTACGCAGTGTTTGTATTTAATCAAGTAAAAAACAATAGGTTCGTTTCGCAAATTAATCGTGGTGTTCTCTTAAGGAACGCGGATCCCACCTACGTCATAGGATTTAAAGGAGTTCAGAAAGTAAAAGTTAGCAGAAATCTTTTCGGTAGCAATGACTTACAATATACGTTGCTTGCGGGTATAAAAACAgcgaaaattaataatttacttgatGTTACCGAGAATTGGTGGGGCAGTGCTGATGAAAAGGAAAtcagaaaacaaatatttgatttcgACGATTGGAACAATCACGCGGTAGCTACATACTTGCCTTATTTGCTCACAGATAGCTTCGATTCAAGTGGTTCGGTTACATTCAGTGCTGAAAGGGATATTGATCTAAATGATCTCGGGGGAAGAGTGACTTCAGATCTTACGTTACCTGCTCGCGTACAACCGTACTTTATAAATGTAGATATAACAGTTATGCCTGAAGTTACACTTACAATAAGTCCAGGCGTGGTGTTAGAATTCGCCCCTAATGTTGGAATTTTAGTATTGGGAACACTTCGAGCCATCGGCCATAGTCAATTACCGATCCTTATGAAGCCGATGTCGTCCTCGTCTAAAATAGAAACGAATAGAATTGAAAGAGACGTGAGCCAATATTATACAAGCCACCATAAAAATAAGAGACAATTGGAAATGTCAACTACCACAGAATCAATTAGACTGTGCACCGGACGTAATTGTTCCATGATTGATGACAATCATAACACAAACAACGAGGGATTCttagaatattataacagGACAACATTACAGTGGGTTCCGATGTGTGATAACAGATTCACGGAGAGAAACGCCCAAGTGGTTTGCCGAGAACTGGGCTTCGATCCAATAAACGTATTCTTCGCTCACGACTATCGAGTAGAGTATCACAGTAATTCCCTTTCACGAATATGGTCATGGCCGGAACCGTTACAATGTGTGGGGACGGAAGATCGCTACGAAGATTGTCCCATTCGTCTCAACGGCCAATTGTATGGCCACAGACATGAATGCAAATGGAACTCGCAATTCGTTTTCATTCATTGCGGCTccagaaatttaaatgaaaacctaGAATATTGGGGTGGCATAAGATTTACCAATCCAGAATTCGAATATTCACTATACGAACATAGGATACATGATCATCACACTCACGAGACATTGAAGAAGGTCGAAAGCGTTTTGCAACACGTTCAAATCATTGGAGCGGGGATATTACATAACGAAAAATCACCGGCACTACAGAGCATTGTTAAAAATCCAGTCATTGAAAACGTTAATATAAGCAAATGTGCGCATCATGGGATTAATGTAATATCGCCAACtgatacaatcaatatgatgTTTAATTCTATCAGCGACACCTTAGGAGAAGGGATCAGCGCTATATCATTGAGTGGTGAAGGTCGAGACTCGGAGGAATCTAGTTTCACGCCTTTGAAAGATTTAAATCTACCCTACCACCTGTTTTCTCTTATAGATATATGTGACAGTACGAAGGTGGTCACCGTCGAAGAGAGAGTGCTCTTGtactataaatatgataataatccAGTAAATTGTGTGAAGATTTTCAAAAGCATGTATCGAGTAAAACCGTTTGGATTCAGACTGCTccaatttaacttatttaaccACACCCTCAATTACGGGAAACGAGATTCCGTGACACTTTACGATGGAGACATATACAACATAACGGCTCCCCAAATAGCATATCTGGAGAATGGGTCACCAGatgaaaaaaaactgttcAAGACGGAAGGTTCCAGCTTGAGTGTTAAGTTGTTTGCTAACGGCGCTTCGTCTGTCCATGGATTTATTGCAGAAATCGTAACTCTGCCTATTTCGGCTATTGGATTAA GTCGCGACGTCCAACATAACATATCGAACAGTGAAATCATTAACAATCGTGATGGGGCTATTACTTACCAATCTGTGGGAGAAGTCAATCCTCTAGTGGCTATAACCAGGAATGACATTACCCAAAATTGTCTCAAGCTTTACGGAAACTTCACAACGTGTCAGGCCGCCGTGACGGTTGATGTTCAGAATACGCAGACTTTAGTATTTAGG AATAATCTAATTCGGAACAATGTCGGCGGCCTCCTGGTGAGAGCTGATTCCCGGGGTTCAGCGACCTCCCTGCGCGGGtggatacataataatttatttttggctAACCACGACAGACCAGCGCTACAGGTTGaag GTCGCCAGTCATCCCCGTACCAGGAGGTGACGATCTACCGCAACTACTTCACCCGCAACCGGGCCTTGTACCGAGACGTCATCGTTCTTCATCAGGTCGTCTCCAACTTCAGCCACAACTACGTCCACCACAACACCGGCCTCAGGATTCTCGACGTGTCCGGCTTCCACAAAGTCCGCCTGCCCATATACCAGACCACGTCACACAACGGATTCTACAA GAACTACGCGCTGGACCGCGAGGGCCGCGCCACCGTGGCGGCGGGGACCGCTGGCCAGCACTACGTCGACAACGTGTTCTTCAACCCCGACAACGACTACGAGATGATCACCGTCAACAGATCCAT TTCTCTGGATGTATGGCGTACTCGAGTGGACGCTAAGCACAACTATTGGAGTTACAACGAGAGTCTGGCGGTGGCGGGGCGGGTGAGGGACCGCGCTGACGACCCCAGGCTGCTGGAGGTGGACTACAG ACCTTACTACATGAACAACGCGTCCGTCCTGGGCGGAGGGAAGTGTCCTCCGGGTTGGGTCTCGTTGTCCGGGACCTGTTACATGTACATCGGCGCGCCCATGACATACCACGAGGCGCGGGCCTTCTGTCTG TCCGACAACGCGTCCATGCCGTACGTGAACGGTAACTACGACGACCTGTACGAGTTCATCCACAGTCAGAACCAGTGGGTGCGGTACGGCGACCGAGTGTGGGTCAACCACATCGACTACGTCACGCAGTGCACCTCCTTCGCCTACTCGGACATTGAGATCACTGACTGTGGCCAAAAGAATGCGTTCATATGCGAAATTG ACCCTAAAATCTCAATCGATCCTCTGTCATGGCGCGGGGACGCCCTGGTAGTGTCTTTCGTGTGTGTGTTGGGAGCGGCGGTACTGCTCGTGGCACTCGCCCTCGTAGCTTGGTACTACAAATCCAAACATCG ACACGTTCAGCGACTCGAGAGACGGAACTCGATCCGACAGTCCCTGCACTCAGTGCGGTCTATCGGCAGCATTAACGGAGGCTTCCCTGACACGACCTACAGGAGGAAAATGGTCCAAATG AGCGCTCGCTCCACGGACACACTGACGAAAGGCTCGGATTACAAGAAGATGCTCGCCTCGACCACGTCCATGGAGTCCATGGAGAAGAGTCAGTTCAACTCGTCGCTGGAGGACACGCAGAGCTTCGACATATACGAAGCGCACAACCCCAACAACGTCATACAGCTGAAACACAGCACCTTCAACAGGAAGCCCGCTTCACCCGAGTACAGTGTGCCGCAGAACAGGCCCTACAGCCTGGCCTACAAGAACGAAGGGTACAAGGAGAACTCCGCCAGCGGAGCGCCATCCATGAACACCGTGGCCACTGAGGAGCTGCCGATAATACACCACCCGGGAGGACTCACTTCACCCGAGGATGACACTCTGTCGCCCACCAGCCCCTCGCAGTACTTCAACTCGGATACATTACCCTTGACGGGTGACAAGTCCGACGACCCTATATTCATGAAGAGGGAACTTGAAAGGGAAGGGAAGATCTACGGTCCGTATGGGGCTCGGGACCATGGAGGTCAACcgaaattatcatttttgatGGAATTGAGATCCAAGCTGCCAGAACAACCTCAAGCTGGAGCTGTACCCGCTACGACCTTTGGACATAGACGAG ATGAGCCTCAATATTATGATGATAGACTGCCCAGCCCGCAACCACCCGGCTATCAAACAGATTATCCAACTAACTATGACTATGAACCGAGTTATCCAGAAAGCTATCAAGCCAGTGCCACTTCATCACC